A stretch of Shewanella dokdonensis DNA encodes these proteins:
- a CDS encoding acyl-CoA thioesterase encodes MAGLDREITLRFLAEPTDVNFGGKVHGGAVMKWIDLAAYACAAGWSGKYCITAYAGGIRFVRPILVGNMVEVCAKVIYTGRTSMHIGLEVKACDPKFCQRETTTHCIVIMVAVDEDGQPTPVPEWVPVTQRDIELRDSAMKLMEMRKKIGAEMEAHIHP; translated from the coding sequence ATGGCGGGTTTAGATAGAGAGATTACCCTGAGATTTCTGGCAGAGCCAACAGATGTGAATTTTGGTGGGAAAGTGCACGGTGGTGCGGTTATGAAATGGATTGACCTTGCAGCTTATGCCTGTGCTGCCGGGTGGAGCGGCAAATACTGCATTACTGCTTATGCCGGTGGCATTCGTTTTGTGCGGCCAATCCTGGTGGGTAATATGGTTGAAGTCTGTGCCAAGGTTATTTATACCGGTCGTACGTCCATGCATATTGGCCTAGAAGTTAAAGCCTGCGATCCCAAATTCTGCCAGCGTGAGACAACCACTCATTGTATTGTGATCATGGTTGCTGTTGATGAGGATGGACAACCAACGCCGGTACCTGAATGGGTACCAGTCACTCAGCGAGACATTGAGTTACGTGACTCCGCGATGAAACTGATGGAGATGCGTAAAAAAATCGGTGCCGAGATGGAAGCGCATATCCACCCCTAA
- the fabF gene encoding beta-ketoacyl-ACP synthase II, whose translation MTKRRVVITGLGLVTPLGNTVDSSWQALLAGKSGIAPITKFDASAFASRISGSVKDFDAEQYISKKDARKMDLFMQYGMAAGIQAFEDAGLDMEKEDPTRVGTAIGAGMGGMGLIEQNHTAYMEGGPRKISPFFVPSTIINMIAGHLSIKYGMTGPNFAITTACTTGVHNIGFAARTIAYGDADVMLAGGAEDVTCPLGVGGFSAAKALSTRNDDPTAASRPWDKDRDGFVIGDGAGIVVLEEYEHAKARGAKIYAEINGFGMSSDAFHMTSPPADGAGAALAMVNAVKDAGIALAQIGYINAHGTSTPAGDKAEAAAVKSVFGEQAYKVMVSSTKSMTGHLLGAAGAVETIFTALALKEQVVPPTINLDNPDEGCDLDFVPHTARQTQLEYALCNSFGFGGTNGSLLLKRV comes from the coding sequence GTGACAAAACGTCGAGTCGTCATTACTGGCCTAGGGCTAGTAACTCCCCTGGGTAATACCGTAGACAGCAGCTGGCAAGCACTACTGGCTGGCAAAAGTGGCATAGCGCCCATCACCAAGTTTGATGCCAGCGCATTTGCATCCCGTATCAGTGGCTCAGTGAAAGATTTTGATGCGGAGCAATACATCTCTAAAAAAGATGCCCGTAAGATGGACTTGTTCATGCAGTACGGCATGGCCGCAGGTATCCAAGCCTTTGAAGATGCTGGTTTGGATATGGAAAAAGAAGATCCTACCCGAGTGGGTACTGCCATTGGTGCCGGAATGGGTGGCATGGGGCTGATAGAGCAGAACCACACTGCTTATATGGAAGGTGGGCCGCGGAAGATTTCACCATTTTTCGTGCCAAGCACCATTATCAATATGATTGCGGGTCACCTGTCTATCAAGTACGGCATGACCGGCCCTAATTTTGCCATCACGACGGCTTGTACTACCGGGGTACATAACATTGGTTTTGCCGCGCGCACTATTGCTTATGGTGATGCCGATGTGATGCTGGCCGGAGGTGCAGAAGATGTAACCTGTCCACTGGGCGTTGGTGGCTTTTCTGCGGCCAAAGCGCTCTCTACCCGCAATGATGATCCTACCGCTGCCAGCCGTCCTTGGGATAAAGACCGCGACGGATTTGTTATCGGCGATGGTGCTGGCATTGTGGTGCTGGAAGAGTATGAACATGCCAAAGCGCGTGGCGCGAAAATTTATGCAGAAATCAATGGCTTTGGTATGAGCAGTGATGCATTCCATATGACATCGCCACCCGCTGACGGTGCCGGTGCCGCACTGGCAATGGTCAATGCGGTTAAGGATGCAGGTATCGCGCTGGCACAGATTGGCTATATTAATGCGCACGGTACTTCAACTCCCGCTGGTGATAAAGCAGAAGCCGCCGCAGTTAAGTCAGTGTTCGGTGAACAGGCTTATAAGGTGATGGTCAGCTCTACCAAATCCATGACCGGACATCTGCTCGGTGCCGCTGGTGCGGTGGAAACCATTTTCACTGCGTTAGCGCTGAAAGAGCAGGTGGTGCCACCCACAATCAATCTGGATAATCCAGATGAAGGTTGCGACTTGGATTTTGTACCGCACACAGCGCGTCAAACACAATTGGAATACGCTTTATGTAACTCTTTTGGCTTCGGCGGCACTAACGGTTCGCTACTGTTGAAACGGGTGTAA
- the acpP gene encoding acyl carrier protein, whose product MSNIEERVKKIIVEQLGVKEEDVKPAASFVDDLGADSLDTVELVMALEEEFDTEIPDEEAEKITTVQAAIDYVSKNQ is encoded by the coding sequence ATGAGCAACATCGAAGAACGTGTAAAGAAAATCATTGTAGAGCAACTGGGCGTTAAAGAAGAAGACGTTAAGCCAGCAGCTTCTTTTGTTGACGATCTCGGTGCAGATTCTCTGGACACCGTCGAATTGGTTATGGCTCTAGAAGAAGAGTTTGATACCGAAATTCCTGATGAGGAAGCTGAGAAAATCACCACTGTTCAGGCAGCGATTGATTACGTTTCCAAGAATCAGTAA
- the fabD gene encoding ACP S-malonyltransferase: MNSVAFVFPGQGSQTVGMLADLPEQYPVVADTFAEASEALGYDLWQLVQQGPAETLNETDKTQPALLTASVALYRVYLASGKALPQVMAGHSLGEYSALVCAGVLPFKDAVKLVELRGQLMQQAVPAGTGAMYAIIGLANETIASICADCAQGAVVSPVNFNSPGQVVIAGEKHAVERAAAACKEAGAKMTVALPVSVPSHCALMKPAAEKLADALANVTFSLPTVKVINNVDVACPHDASAIKDALVRQLYNPVRWTETVEKMAADGITELVEMGPGKVLTGLTKRINKSLAAQAVNTAASLAALTE; the protein is encoded by the coding sequence ATGAACAGCGTTGCTTTTGTTTTCCCCGGGCAAGGTTCTCAAACCGTGGGAATGCTGGCCGATTTGCCAGAGCAATACCCAGTAGTGGCAGACACCTTTGCCGAAGCCAGCGAAGCGCTGGGTTATGATTTATGGCAGCTGGTACAGCAAGGACCAGCTGAAACTCTGAACGAGACTGATAAAACACAGCCGGCGTTGCTGACCGCATCTGTTGCACTATATCGCGTCTATTTGGCAAGCGGTAAAGCGCTACCACAAGTGATGGCTGGTCACAGTCTCGGTGAATATTCAGCACTGGTTTGTGCTGGGGTTCTTCCGTTTAAAGATGCTGTAAAACTGGTGGAATTACGTGGGCAATTAATGCAGCAGGCAGTTCCGGCTGGTACGGGTGCCATGTATGCGATTATTGGGTTAGCTAACGAGACAATTGCCAGCATTTGTGCCGATTGCGCACAAGGCGCGGTTGTCAGCCCAGTTAACTTTAATAGCCCAGGGCAGGTTGTTATTGCCGGAGAAAAACACGCCGTTGAACGGGCCGCCGCCGCTTGTAAAGAAGCGGGTGCTAAGATGACTGTTGCTTTGCCCGTGAGTGTTCCATCGCATTGTGCACTAATGAAACCTGCGGCCGAGAAACTCGCTGACGCACTAGCCAACGTGACCTTTTCGCTACCCACCGTTAAGGTTATCAATAACGTTGATGTGGCTTGTCCACACGATGCCAGCGCTATCAAAGATGCGTTGGTGCGGCAGTTGTATAATCCGGTACGTTGGACCGAAACCGTAGAGAAAATGGCGGCTGATGGTATCACTGAACTGGTCGAAATGGGGCCAGGAAAAGTGTTGACGGGTCTAACTAAACGTATCAATAAGTCGTTAGCTGCCCAGGCGGTTAACACCGCGGCATCGCTCGCTGCGCTGACGGAATAA
- a CDS encoding beta-ketoacyl-ACP synthase III, with translation MHTKILGTGSYLPAQVRSNQDLEKMVETSDQWIVERTGISERRIAAGDETVATMGYSAAVMAIEMAGIDASEIDLIICGTTSASNAFPAAACEIQAMLGIKPVPAFDVAAACSGFIYALSIADQFIKAGTARKVLVIGSDVLSRLCQPEDRSTIILFGDGAGAVVLGASEQPGVIATHLFADGSQGDLLKCSFPPRAGETSEAVGFMTMKGNDVFKVAVTQLSHVVTETLRLNKVDKADIDWLVPHQANLRIITATARKLDMTMDKVVVTLNKHGNTSAASVPIALDEAVRDGRIQRGQLLLLEAFGAGFAWGSALVRF, from the coding sequence ATGCATACAAAAATTCTTGGGACTGGCAGTTATCTGCCGGCGCAGGTGCGTAGCAATCAGGATCTGGAAAAAATGGTGGAAACCAGTGACCAGTGGATTGTTGAACGCACAGGTATTTCAGAGCGCCGTATTGCTGCCGGTGACGAAACTGTGGCAACTATGGGTTATAGCGCTGCGGTCATGGCCATTGAAATGGCCGGTATTGACGCCAGTGAAATCGATTTGATTATTTGTGGCACGACCAGTGCCTCTAATGCCTTTCCCGCCGCAGCCTGCGAAATTCAGGCCATGCTGGGGATTAAGCCGGTGCCAGCGTTTGACGTTGCAGCTGCTTGCTCAGGTTTTATTTACGCCTTATCTATTGCCGATCAGTTCATCAAAGCGGGGACCGCGCGCAAGGTGTTGGTTATCGGTTCAGATGTCTTGTCGCGGTTATGCCAGCCGGAAGATCGCAGCACGATTATTCTGTTTGGTGATGGTGCCGGAGCTGTCGTCCTCGGGGCCAGTGAGCAACCTGGGGTGATTGCTACCCACTTATTTGCTGACGGTAGCCAGGGCGACTTGCTGAAATGCTCGTTTCCTCCGCGTGCTGGAGAGACGTCAGAAGCCGTTGGTTTTATGACCATGAAGGGCAATGATGTATTCAAAGTGGCGGTCACACAGTTATCACATGTTGTGACGGAAACCTTGCGTCTTAACAAGGTTGATAAAGCCGACATTGACTGGTTAGTTCCACATCAGGCCAATTTACGCATTATCACAGCAACCGCCAGAAAGTTAGATATGACCATGGACAAGGTGGTCGTTACTCTTAATAAACATGGCAATACGTCTGCGGCATCTGTGCCTATCGCTTTGGATGAAGCGGTGCGTGATGGCCGTATCCAACGTGGGCAGTTGTTGCTGCTAGAAGCCTTCGGCGCAGGTTTTGCGTGGGGCAGTGCTTTGGTGCGTTTTTAA
- the rpmF gene encoding 50S ribosomal protein L32 translates to MAVQQNKKSRSKRGMRRSHDALSTAQLAVDATTGEVHLRHNVTADGFYRGKKVINK, encoded by the coding sequence ATGGCTGTTCAACAGAACAAAAAATCCCGTTCAAAACGTGGTATGCGTCGTTCACATGACGCTCTGAGCACTGCTCAGCTGGCAGTAGATGCAACCACTGGCGAAGTGCATCTTCGTCACAATGTCACTGCTGACGGTTTCTACCGTGGCAAAAAGGTAATCAACAAATAA
- the yceD gene encoding 23S rRNA accumulation protein YceD — MQTVKIPVSIDPIRAATSRLNYQGIVSGKVLKRLNELCAGDCSDVAVSLECGVDLQGIVYLKGKAVTELTLLCQRCMTLFTTEVTVEFCFSPCRTQAEIDELPETYDPIECDEIGEVRLHAMIEDELILAVPLVPSHDVASCHAGSNDMAVGEIADAQQERPNPFAVLEKLKSK, encoded by the coding sequence ATGCAAACAGTAAAGATACCGGTTTCAATTGATCCAATTCGCGCCGCTACCAGTCGCCTGAATTATCAGGGGATAGTGTCTGGGAAAGTGCTGAAAAGATTGAACGAATTATGTGCCGGCGACTGTTCCGATGTGGCAGTGTCACTTGAGTGTGGTGTCGATTTACAGGGGATAGTCTACCTGAAAGGGAAGGCTGTGACGGAGCTCACTCTGTTATGTCAACGTTGCATGACACTGTTTACCACGGAGGTTACGGTCGAATTTTGCTTTAGTCCATGTCGGACACAGGCAGAAATCGATGAGCTCCCGGAAACGTACGATCCTATTGAGTGTGATGAAATTGGCGAAGTTCGTCTTCATGCGATGATTGAAGATGAATTAATCCTGGCTGTGCCATTGGTGCCGTCTCATGATGTGGCTTCATGTCATGCTGGTTCCAACGATATGGCCGTCGGCGAGATTGCAGACGCTCAACAAGAACGTCCGAATCCGTTTGCAGTGTTAGAAAAACTGAAGAGCAAGTAA
- a CDS encoding Maf family protein yields MPTSNAVIPARTLVLASTSRFRQALLQKLGLTFVTCAPQVDETPRADESAQALVQRLALAKAMAGGKLYPGSLSIGSDQVAVIEGKIIGKPHTAAKACEQLTQASGKAITFYTGLALYDANTAEAEVTLEPFTVHFRQLTATQIANYVAREQPLSCAGSFMCEGLGIALFERLQGDDPNSLIGLPLIALTRLLANKGIDVLG; encoded by the coding sequence GTGCCTACAAGCAATGCAGTAATTCCTGCCAGAACACTGGTCTTGGCTTCAACCTCCCGATTTCGGCAAGCGCTTTTGCAAAAACTAGGGCTGACTTTTGTTACCTGTGCGCCACAGGTTGACGAAACACCGCGGGCAGATGAATCGGCGCAGGCGCTGGTACAACGTCTAGCGTTGGCGAAAGCGATGGCTGGTGGCAAGTTGTATCCTGGTTCGCTCAGTATAGGTTCCGATCAGGTAGCCGTCATTGAGGGTAAGATTATTGGCAAGCCACATACAGCAGCCAAAGCCTGCGAGCAACTAACACAAGCATCAGGCAAGGCCATCACCTTTTATACCGGGCTGGCACTGTATGATGCCAATACCGCGGAAGCAGAAGTCACTCTCGAACCTTTTACCGTGCATTTCCGCCAGTTAACAGCAACACAGATTGCCAACTACGTTGCCCGTGAGCAGCCGCTATCCTGTGCTGGCAGTTTTATGTGTGAAGGTTTGGGCATCGCGTTGTTTGAACGGTTACAAGGCGACGATCCCAATAGTTTGATCGGGTTGCCCTTGATTGCCCTCACCCGCCTGTTAGCCAATAAAGGGATAGATGTGCTCGGTTAG
- a CDS encoding HAD-IA family hydrolase, producing MKHYDLIIFDWDGTLMDSIGRILACLRNVASDMGLLEPSEAAQRDIIGMSLAQAMQTLFPGRPAQEYPLMQQSYRNSYQRQAHVATPLYAGITELLTQLQQQHYQLAVATGKSRPGLDRSLQQTGLDRFFQLSRCADEAHSKPHPDMLQQILAHTGVSAARALMVGDSVLDLQMANAAGVAAVGVSYGAHSREQLQLHRPKAIISEPLALLSVLTA from the coding sequence ATGAAACATTACGATCTGATTATTTTTGACTGGGATGGCACGCTGATGGATTCCATCGGCCGTATTCTGGCGTGCTTGCGCAATGTTGCCAGCGATATGGGCTTGCTGGAGCCGTCCGAAGCCGCGCAGCGGGATATTATCGGTATGTCGTTGGCGCAGGCGATGCAGACACTCTTCCCAGGAAGACCCGCGCAGGAATATCCCTTAATGCAGCAGAGTTACCGCAACAGTTATCAGCGCCAAGCGCATGTTGCCACACCTTTGTATGCAGGGATTACTGAACTGCTGACACAATTGCAGCAGCAACATTATCAGTTAGCGGTTGCCACGGGTAAATCACGTCCTGGATTGGATCGCTCTTTACAGCAGACAGGGTTGGATCGTTTCTTTCAACTGAGTCGTTGTGCCGATGAAGCTCACAGCAAACCGCATCCAGATATGTTGCAGCAGATACTCGCACATACTGGTGTAAGCGCAGCGCGGGCGTTGATGGTGGGTGATTCAGTATTGGATCTGCAGATGGCAAATGCCGCTGGCGTGGCCGCCGTTGGTGTCAGTTACGGTGCCCATAGTCGCGAACAACTACAGTTACACCGCCCCAAAGCCATTATCAGTGAACCGTTAGCATTGTTATCTGTGTTAACCGCCTGA
- the rluC gene encoding 23S rRNA pseudouridine(955/2504/2580) synthase RluC yields the protein MNNPESITRQVQLLTIDEDNAGQRIDNFLLSKLKGVPKSMIYRIVRKGEVRVNKKRIKPEFKLEIGDEVRIPPVRVSEENPRQAPSANLHRVSQLEARILFEDKHILVLNKPAGIAVHGGSGVDYGVIEALRSLRPQQKFLELVHRLDKETSGVLLVAKKRSALRHLHDQLRNKQMQKDYLALVRGEWQSHDRMVKAPLLKITLPSGERIVRVNSEGKPSETHFRIMQRYEGATLVKASPVTGRTHQIRVHCQYVGHPIACDEKYSEQKFDDSMRALGLNRLFLHAAQLRFIHPETEVTTEIQAPLDDELQTLLNKLTRV from the coding sequence ATGAATAATCCAGAATCCATCACCAGACAGGTGCAGTTGCTGACCATTGACGAAGACAATGCGGGCCAGCGTATTGATAATTTTCTGTTATCAAAACTAAAAGGTGTACCTAAGAGTATGATTTATCGCATCGTCCGTAAGGGCGAGGTGCGGGTCAATAAAAAACGTATTAAACCGGAATTCAAATTGGAGATTGGCGATGAAGTGCGCATCCCGCCAGTCAGAGTCAGTGAAGAGAATCCGCGTCAAGCACCTTCCGCCAATTTACATCGGGTATCGCAACTGGAAGCGCGCATTCTTTTCGAAGACAAACACATTTTGGTGTTGAATAAGCCCGCTGGTATTGCTGTGCATGGTGGCAGTGGTGTCGATTATGGCGTGATTGAAGCCTTGCGTTCATTGCGGCCGCAACAGAAGTTTCTGGAATTGGTGCATCGGCTCGACAAGGAAACCTCCGGGGTATTGTTGGTTGCCAAAAAGCGTAGCGCATTAAGACATCTGCATGATCAGCTACGCAATAAGCAGATGCAGAAGGATTACCTAGCGTTAGTTCGTGGCGAGTGGCAAAGCCATGATCGCATGGTAAAAGCGCCGCTATTGAAAATTACCTTGCCATCTGGCGAACGTATTGTGCGGGTAAACAGCGAAGGTAAACCGTCAGAAACCCACTTCCGTATTATGCAACGTTATGAGGGAGCTACGCTGGTTAAAGCCAGTCCGGTGACCGGGCGAACCCATCAGATCCGCGTTCATTGTCAGTACGTTGGTCACCCGATTGCCTGTGATGAGAAATACAGCGAGCAGAAATTTGACGACAGCATGCGGGCGTTAGGATTGAATCGCCTGTTTTTGCATGCAGCACAACTGCGATTTATCCATCCAGAAACTGAAGTGACTACCGAAATCCAGGCGCCTCTGGATGATGAACTGCAAACGCTGTTGAACAAACTTACTCGGGTGTAA